The Camelina sativa cultivar DH55 chromosome 16, Cs, whole genome shotgun sequence sequence TAAGAAGCTTGATGACCAcattttttgcttcttcctcctccttatcACATGTTTGCCGTTAAAGTCCCAATCTTTAGTTTATTCagatctttttagtttttacacaAATACCAATCTAATTCGATGGTACACATCGGTTTGGTTTATCCGGATTAGACACATGGGTAAGAAGAacagaagacaaaaaaatatcagccaaacaaaaaaaggaatcaTTAGCACAAAGCTTTGTTGGTTTACTCAAAAACTCACAGTGAAAATTTGATcacttaaaccaaaattttctgcAGCTTAAAACTTCAATGGAACAAAACAAAGATGTTTTCGAGACAACATCTGATCAATCAGATATAGCAACAGATAAATTCTTCCAAGGATCAGGCACGTTCTGACCACAACTCTCCAGGACATTCACCAATGGTCCAGCTTGATAAGACTTGGCCTCCTTTTTTGTTATAAAGCTTTGAAGTACACCGTGAACGCTCTCTCTAGCCATGCTTGTCAGAATCTGAGTGTAAATTTCGATTGATGGGAAAAAATCTGGAAGTAGAACGGTTTCAAAGTCCCTCATAACTGCTGTATCCAACTGTTCGATATCAATCAAGTGTGCCAAAGGTTTACGGCTGAAGCcaaagccaaaagaaaaaaaagtgaacaaaTTAGTATGGCAAAAGCTATGGGACCTTCCATAATAATACAGTAAAGTTGATAAGCTCTTACCTCTCTTTGACCTCTGAGATACCCTTGAGCTTAAGTAGAGCCCTTATCTTTCCGAAATTTTCCTCCTTTGTAATAATGTGTATTATCTTCGACGAAGATGAATCCAGAAGCTCTGCAAACTGCGACAGAAACGTAAATATTTGGTTTTAGTAAACAGTTCACATATCACAGTAGAAGAGCCATCCACTTTTTATATGTAAGCCATCTATTACTGAATGCTACTTCTGTaactgtttgtttttaattctaaactttaacaactttttttactttcttacaATCTCACATTCACAAAACATTCAAATCTATGGTGCTGTAGATACAAAAATAAGGTATCATGTGATGTACCTTCTCTAGCTTTTTATCTTCTGAGGAGCAGACATTTACAGTCTGGATAATATAAGAGCCTTGGCTGGCAACAGAATCACTGACGGTAACTCTGTTGATTGATCTCCCCAAAAGACCCTGGACTGCCGGAATAGTGGTAGCAGTAAAACTGTCGTTGAAAACTACTGATTGGTGTTTGCTAGAAATGGCCTGCTTAATGGATTTAACAGCATCTAGATAACCACAACTGCAAAGGGAACCTAGTTCATCGACGACCTGTGTAAGTGTGAGAAATCAATTAGCAGTGTCGAATGCTCTTAGATATAGGATGAAGAGGCTCCATACCatgatacaaaagaaaacatttagaGTTTAGACCCAATAAAGGTTCTCCATAACATTAAAATACAGAGAAAACTGCCAAGAAATGAGCATTTCTTCTTATGGCAAGGTGTGGACTAAGTAGATATGTAGCTATAAGGATCAGACTTCCACTAAAACAGGAAACTCAGAATGATGTTGGGAAAGCCGCCAAGACCAGTAAGAACCTTAGATTTAGCAATCAATAGTGGGACAAACACTGAGACAATCATTCAAAATAGCATACAAATATCAATCCAAATCAGGCAGCAGACGGACTTGGTTGGTGGTATATTCTTGAAAGCTCGAAAAGGAACAAAACCTACAAACATCAttcataataaaacaaaaaaaagacctGCCAACCAGCTTCGTCCACTACAGAAGccaacataaaatttaaactgaAACAATTCAATTTGAAGCCTAGTACgtttatttatagtaaaacgATTTGGAAATGTTTGGACTGCAGTATAATGAAACAGGAGATATATTTTAGCATACCAGCAATGAAACACCCGATATATCAACTCCCTTCAAGTTGACAATCTCCAAAAGTCTCTCAGGTGTAGCAACTATAAACTCAGGCTCGACGCTTTTCAATCTACAGCTCGAAAGGCAGCTTGTcagaaaatatgtaaaacagACTCgactgcaaaaagaaaaagacaatgtAATGGACTGGTTAGACGTACCCGGAAATCTGATGATCTAGTGACGCTCCTTGGTGTAAGCTCACTGTGTGAATTCCAATACTTTTCAGTGCCTTACAAACCGATCGAACCTAAGCATGATTAAACAAAATGGCTGCATTACGTCTCTCATCACgattaatacaaataaaatcagAGTGAATGAAACCAGCTGcactaaagaaagaaaacagtcACGCAGCTAGACGTTATGGTTCTAACCTGAGAAGCTTTGGACTGAGATGGCACAAGGTACAAAAGAAAAGGGCTGTTTCCAATTGactcatcctcctcctcgtctTTCTCCCGTTTAGCAATAGCATCTGCTGCGGTCGAAACAATCCACGCAATCTGTTCAACAGTAGAAGGCATTCCACTTGTCTCTACAATATCTTTCCCAGATAAAAAACATTTCCAGAACTCAATTCCCCAAGTGCTAGTGAACAAAAACTTGTCATGCTGTTCACTGTATGTGCCATCTTTGCGAAACGAGTTCTCTATCTCATTCAGGTTTGACATCAGAAACTTTGATGGACCATCCATCTTCTCAACACCGTCAATGGACATAGGAGATGGCTTCTTGTCTTCTTTATCTCTACTCTTCaccttattcttcttcttcttcttcttcttcttcttggtgatATCAGCTTTACCCTGCCTCTCATTATATGGGTCTTGAGGTGTAGGAAGACTGAAACACATTCCCTAAGAttcaatacaaaaccaaatGAATTAATTCACCAAAGACGTCTccaatttcaaaatttacagTTTCAGCGAACCCTAAGAGTATTCACTCTTCTCTACCAAATTAAACATTTCCAATTTTCAAAACTCGTTCAAGCTCAAGCTCGTAGATGTAGTAGAAATATACAGATTCatagaaccctaaaaatcgaatCGAATAGTGTGTGTAAAAGAGTGAGGAGATGATACCTGACACATGCTGCGTTTACCAGACTTGCGGCGTTTCTTGGCGGCGATAATGGCAGCGATGCGAGCAGAAACAGTGGCGGAATCGTTTTTTctactcatcttcttcctcgtcactttgttcttcttcctctgcacaTTATCGTCGCCTTTCgccattgttttttttgcttctttggaGGTTTAGAGCTTCGCGGCGGCCGTTGCTCTTAACTTTAAGCCTTCGCTTCCGGGTTAAACCTTTATATACTTGTGGCATAATTGTAATTTAGGAGAAGTTATAAGGCTACCGGTGTCATTTGGAAAATCGATAACCCGGTTAGTTGGTTTGGGAAAAGCCGGACCTTTCAATCGATTGTGATAaaccggttttttatttgattgctTCACGTGAGATCATCTTCATTTCTAAATCGAACAAAACTGTTTGCTTACATAAGCATTCTTCTACAAATCAAAAAATCTCTAACAATCTTTTTTGTTATGtgttcaaaataaagaaacattgCTGATCATTAAGTCGCTTGATCTGAGCAAATCTTgttctcttgtttctcttcctccacACAAACATTAGATTCGGGTACTactattttctcttcttcatcgcctCTCTTCTCTGTCACATTAGATTCGGGTagtgttttcttctcttcatcgTCGCCTCTCGTCTCTGTCACATTAGAATGATTTCGTCTATGATGATGGCCATGATCATATTTGGAAGAAGCTAAGTGATCCAAAGCCATTACAACATCCGCTATCACCGGTCTCATACTAGGCTGTTCTTGAACACACATTGCAGCTATTGCAAGTGCTTGGTACACTCCTCTAATTGGATATTCTCCTTCCATCAACGGATCAAccattttcttgaaattattCCTATTTTTAAACAACGGACGTGCCTGTAAGGTTACCAAAAGTGTGAACTGTGCTCAGCTAGATAAAGGAGGAAAAGCAAAAGTTATAATTAAAGTTTGAGACTTTATAATCTTTACCCATTCGACTAGACTTTGTTTGTTACGTGGTCTCGTGTTATCGATCGCTTTCCTTCCAGTGATAAGCTCCAAAAGAACAACTCCAAAACTGTATACATCTGATTTGAATGTGAGTTGTCCTGTTAATGCGTAATCAGGAGCACAGTATCCGTATGTTCCCATAACCCTTGTGGAAACATGAGTTTCACTCCCTCTTGGTCCTACTTTAGCTAACCCAAAATCTGAGAGCTTTGCGTGATACTCTTTATCGAGCAAGATATTCGAACACTTGAGATCACGGTAGATCACAGGAGGCTTTATTGTATCGTGGAGATACTCTAGACCTCTCGCTGCACCAGCCGCAATTTTCATCCGAGTGTTCCACGCTAGCGGTTTTCTACTATGAGGAAGATctaaagaaaacagaacatacGACAACAAGTTATAACATTATAAACAAAGCATGTTTATAAACAAGTCATGTTGCTTTaaagaaagatacaaaacaTACCATGGAGGTGGTTGTCCAAAGACCCTAGTGGCATGTACTCATACACCAATAGTCTCTGAACACCCTCAGCGCAAAAACCGATAAGCTTCACAAGATTCGGATGGTCAGCAAGACTTAACGTCAAGACTTCAACCACAAACTCCCTAATTCCTTGAGAACCAGTCCGGTCAAGTTGCTTAATAGCAACAACCTATCGAAACACCATTacaaaaactctttaaaatcCTCCTCTAACAAGCTAACCACATTCCACAATGTTTGATTAGAGATCAagacacataaacaaacaaacctggTTAATCTTCTCAATGAAACCTCTGTAAACTTTACCAAAGCCTCCTTCACCTAGAAAACAATCGGACTTAAAATTTCCGGTAGCAACAGCGAGTTGTCCAAACGTAAAAGTCTGAGCTTTCTTCCCTGAAACTTCATCTTCAACCAAAGTATCCTTTGCATCCAAAGCTAATTGATCCTCCTCCTTAGTATCTACTTCCTTGTTTACATCTCCACATAGACTAACTTTTAAACAATCTACAACAAACACATGACAACAAACACACATTAAAGATGAATCCATGAATGAAAACaataacaacacaacaaaaccTAATTATATCTAACAAATGAAACAGCTTTTATGCAATgtagcaaaaacaaaacgaaacccAGATCGAAGACTACTAAAACAGATAACACCCACATCGAAAGATTCCGAAtttgagagaaataaaaatcggattttttttttgtttttttgggaaaaaccTGAGCTGGGTTGCGTTTGATTGTCTCGATTGATGTTCTTATGAACGATGTTTGGATCGTTAGTGAGTTTTTTTGGGGAGGTGACATCATTCTTCTTCGTGGTTTTGGTCTCTGATCGTTTGTTAGATTTCACGGTGCGTCCGAAACAACCCATCTGAAATCTagaagcttctctctctctcgttggagaaaggaaaaaaaccctAGAGATTCAGAATTAACACAGAGAATAAAGGGAAAATGtggaaaagggaaaaaaaaatctgattttcggggaaagaagaagaggaagagttacgaaagagagagagagagagagagagagaagaggagagggCAAAGTGAGAGAGATGcttaatttgaacttttttaaaggaaagaagaaacgTAGTTATTGTCTACGGGAAGGTGCACCATAAGGGTTATTAATAGTAACCAATGAGGTGCGTGCGGTTAAATTGTGTCTTTTGTAAAGTAGTAAAAGTAAAACTGTGGGAGCTTGGTCAAAACCTTTTTTGCTTGCTACAGTCTCTGTCTTTTTTAACctttcaacttttttctttttttctttttcacctACAGATGAATTAAACCGctaatttgtctttttttttttgaataaaagtaGGCTTCCAGTCATTCAAATAGAAACAATACAAAGGAACGAAATTGAAATTTCAGAGTTCAACAGGTTAGGTTAAAGAAGTTACAGAGGTATAATTTCCCCaaagtcataaaaaaaaagatataaaacatCAAGCAATAATCCAAGAGAGCTGTGAGGCAGCCACTAAGAAGCAAGCTGAGACATGTGAGATCATTGTTGCAAGACTGATCAACATCGAAGAATCCGAGTGCTGACAAAGTAGTCACGGTCATACGACTTTGTGACGTTGAGAGGTGAATCACGGCCAAAGAGCTCTCCAGGGAGAGGGGTAGGAGCATAAGCATTGCCTTGGCAGGTATTCGGTGGGCTGTGGCCCGGATGGTGGTGACGTTTCTGGAGATGTTATGCTTCGGTGTAGAACTCTGATAGCTAAAGTGGTAACACCCACTCCATGGAGatggggtcataatgccactagACTTCAGGTTTTTAGTAGGATACTTCAATAAGTTGATACATTGCAGTTTAAGAGTATCTAGAAGCATACAGGATGATAAAGAAGAAGGCCTGAAGATACACCGGTAATCACAACGCCATATGGTCTGGATCATAATGTCGAGTTCATTCCAGTTGCTAACTTCATATGGAAGATCTCTAGGTGATTCTAATAACAGGTTGTCGAAAGGAGTCTTTAACCAAACTAGTAACAATGGTAGTTTACTATCcaaatgcagtcttcgaacaaaTGGTTCCATAAATCTACACAAAGGTTGCCTAGAGTGGGAGAGATTTAAGTTCCGATCAAACCTGAGTATACGCGGATGAAGAATTTGAGAAACACCTTTTGTTAATGGACTCCAAACCCTTAATGGGCTGAGGATTGAAAAGCCCACCAAAAGAAACCCTAGTTTCTCACTCGGAGGCAGAGGGTGATTCACGCGGCGGTCGGGTTGAATGGAAGTCCGATTAAGGGGGTCGAGCATCTCCGCTGAGGGAACATATGTTGGGTATGGATTTATTGCGGGATTTGAAGCTTCAGAAGAGAACGCTAGAAGCTTAAGGTCTCTGGTACTAGAAGTTGAAACCAAAATGAGAAGAGTGTCGTGTGCCGTCAACGACTTTACCAGGCAAGTCGCCTCTGATGGTCGAAGAGAATTTTCTCCTGCCATTAGCCATACCAGGCTAATTTgtcttaaaattcaaaatactcaaaaagaGCTACATGCTAGAAATCTCATTCGAAAATTCAATTGTATGATAATATTGGTGGTTTTAgcttaaaaaacaaagatatgagtCGTTAAAAGACTAAGGTTAATCGAATTTACATCCGTGATTTTTTAAGGTAATTGTAAAATACTGATCAATGCAATTAACAGTTTATCCACTAATACCTCTTTTATGAATCTGCACCTTTGGATGAAGAAGTTACGTCGAATTAGATTTGTCTTTACAAAAAGATGTTATAATATAGTCGCTCATAATTTGGCTAAGCTTGGTTGTggaattttagatttttattctGTTGTTTCATATCTGTTTTATAGCTTGTTCAACAATTATATGTGGATAATTTAAtttaagattattataatattttttcgaCCTAAAAAAATCGTTAAAGGACTACATTGTTTTCATATTCCATTTGATGTCTTGTAAGCGCACAATAAACTAAATGAACCCCAAAAAAACTTACAAGAAGTTTTGTTGgccaagaaaacagaaaaatggttatgtttttattaGTTGTTTTCGTGGACTTTCATTTCAGCTGCTTGTATTTTTAGGTCTTAATAAAATTcagataaagaaagaaagaagtcaacctattgtttatttttttgacaacttatatatctattttaattttaaatgaatttgagTGTCCAATATCGAAAGCTTATAGCCAAGACAACATATTGAAATTTACCATAAATAACCATCGAAATGCAAATGTCAATATACAATAAATTCTATAGAATTTTGTATGGTTAATTAGTTTAGTCTTTAATCAAGAATGCATCCAAAGGTTTATAAATAGGTTTGTTTGTATGCATGTGAATACTTTGGTcatgcaccaaaaaaaaaaaagtcacaaacAAGTTCAAGTAGAAGGTAAATGGTagattatataaaacaaaaacgaattatcttattgaaaataaaatgtcaaactctaatgaaaacaaatctctaatatgtaaaaaataattttttgtatatattcgAAATATTGTCTATTTTTCAAATGCATCATTTTAGAATCATTTgagacatattttttttggggcGTATGTTGGGTGAATAATGcatttactatataaaatttattaatattagatGGGGTTATTTGTTCTATGACTTTAACGGatttgaaaatccaaacaaaaatcatgtattattcaattattgattttaaaatatttatcaaaattatgtgttattggttatatagtttacaaatacttgttaaaataccatgttattcatttaataattttttttggatttcaaaatccacaatatgttttaaatggatttgaatggatttga is a genomic window containing:
- the LOC104750034 gene encoding DEAD-box ATP-dependent RNA helicase 40-like, with translation MAKGDDNVQRKKNKVTRKKMSRKNDSATVSARIAAIIAAKKRRKSGKRSMCQGMCFSLPTPQDPYNERQGKADITKKKKKKKKKNKVKSRDKEDKKPSPMSIDGVEKMDGPSKFLMSNLNEIENSFRKDGTYSEQHDKFLFTSTWGIEFWKCFLSGKDIVETSGMPSTVEQIAWIVSTAADAIAKREKDEEEDESIGNSPFLLYLVPSQSKASQVRSVCKALKSIGIHTVSLHQGASLDHQISGLKSVEPEFIVATPERLLEIVNLKGVDISGVSLLVVDELGSLCSCGYLDAVKSIKQAISSKHQSVVFNDSFTATTIPAVQGLLGRSINRVTVSDSVASQGSYIIQTVNVCSSEDKKLEKFAELLDSSSSKIIHIITKEENFGKIRALLKLKGISEVKESRKPLAHLIDIEQLDTAVMRDFETVLLPDFFPSIEIYTQILTSMARESVHGVLQSFITKKEAKSYQAGPLVNVLESCGQNVPDPWKNLSVAISD
- the LOC104750036 gene encoding probable serine/threonine-protein kinase RLCKVII, with translation MGCFGRTVKSNKRSETKTTKKNDVTSPKKLTNDPNIVHKNINRDNQTQPSSDCLKVSLCGDVNKEVDTKEEDQLALDAKDTLVEDEVSGKKAQTFTFGQLAVATGNFKSDCFLGEGGFGKVYRGFIEKINQVVAIKQLDRTGSQGIREFVVEVLTLSLADHPNLVKLIGFCAEGVQRLLVYEYMPLGSLDNHLHDLPHSRKPLAWNTRMKIAAGAARGLEYLHDTIKPPVIYRDLKCSNILLDKEYHAKLSDFGLAKVGPRGSETHVSTRVMGTYGYCAPDYALTGQLTFKSDVYSFGVVLLELITGRKAIDNTRPRNKQSLVEWARPLFKNRNNFKKMVDPLMEGEYPIRGVYQALAIAAMCVQEQPSMRPVIADVVMALDHLASSKYDHGHHHRRNHSNVTETRGDDEEKKTLPESNVTEKRGDEEEKIVVPESNVCVEEEKQENKICSDQAT